The segment GACAGGTAATTTACAAGCATTTAAGAGTACATCTGCCATAGATGATAATTCAGTTCCTGTAGCTCCTTTAGCTCTCAATGCACTCAAAAAAGCACCTGTTTGAACCTCCAATATTTCATCATTTAGCCATCTTTTCATCAAAGTATTTGATGTCTCAGCATCAAGATCTTGCCCATATAGTAACTGGTTTAGGATTTCAGAATTTGTTTTAATAATAGACATTTATCTTTAGTGGATTTAAAGTTAGTAGCTCAATTAGAAGTATCAAAACCGGAACCAACTAAATCTTTATTCGTATTTGAAGGTCTAAAATTATTTGACCATAATTTCTTAGTCTTTTCAAAAAGATTGTCCTTTGTTATTTTCCAAAATTTTAGTGTTTTTTCAATATCCTCTTTGATCTCAATTTCACCAGGAAAATCATCATATCTATTAATTAATCTAGCTAAATTAATCAAGTCAAAATCTTCAGGCATATCTTTTGATATAAGAGAGTCTATAATTTTTTTATCAGTTGCATGGAGAGGATGAGTTTGTTCATTGCTCATAATAAAAAAGAAATCATTTATAAAACTAGCTCACATATTCGAAAATGAAACATTATCTTAATCATATGGGAATTTTTAAATGAAGAATCTTAAATTAAAAGTCATATTTAAGTATTTAAAACCTTACAAAAAAGAATTTTTATATGGTGGGATAGCTCTCCTAGTAGTGAATATTTTGAGCATTCTGATACCTTTAGAAGTTAAAAACATAATTGATCAACTCAAAGATGGATTTTCCTCTAGTTTCGTTATATCAAAATCATTATTTCTCATGTTTCTAGCAACATGCATGGGTCTTATAAGATTATTTTCAAGGCAAATTGTATTTGGTATAGGAAGAAAAGTTGAAGTAAATCTTCGTCAAAAATTATTTGACCATTTACTAATTCAAGACCCTGATTGGATACAAAAAAAAGGTAGTGGAGATATTATCAGTAGAGCTACTAGTGATGTAGAAAACATTAGAAGACTCTTAGGTTTCACAGTTTTAAGTTTATGTAATATCGTTCTAGCTTATTCTCTAACAATTCCTTCAATGTTATCGATTAATAAAACATTGACAGTAGCTGCATTAATGATATTTCCAATGATATTAGTAATAGTTAGTTTGTTTGGAGGAAGAATGGTAAGTCAAAGAAAAATTCAACAAGAATCACTTTCCAAACTAAGTGATTTGATACAAGAAGATTTATCAGGGATAAGCGCTATAAAAATTTATGCACAAGAGGAAGCTGAAAAGAAACAATTTAATAATTACAATAAGGTTTATCGCAATTCAGCTATAAAGCTCGCAAGAACAGCAAGTACATTATTCCCACTATTGCAAGGTATTTCTTCAATTTCATTATTGATACTTTTAGGTCTAGGGACCTCTCAACTAGAAAACGGATTTATCACAATTGGTGGACTAGTTGCATTGATATTATTTGTTGAAAGACTTGTATTTCCAACAGCTCTATTAGGATTTACATTAAATACTTTTCAATTAGGACAAGTAAGTCTAGATAGAGTTGAAGAGATATTTCAGAACAATCCAAAAATTACTGATAAACCAAAAGCTAAATTCATAAAGAAAAAAGTTAAAGGTACAATTGAGGCAAAGAATTTAAAAATAAAATACGAGGGTGCAAAATTTAACTCCTTAAATAGATTAAATTTCAAAATTAATCCTGGAGAACTTATTGCGATAGTTGGTCCAGTAGGCTGTGGAAAAACAACATTAGCTAAATCATTAGGTAGAACTATTGAAATACCCGATGGACAATTATTTTTAGATGATATTGATATTACGAATATTAAATTAAGAGATTTAAGAAAACACATTGCTATAGTTCCTCAAGAAGCATTCTTATTTACATCTACAATTTCTGAAAATTTAAAATTTGGAGATCCAAAAGCTTCAAGAAATGTAGTAAAAAATAGTGCAGTAAACGCAGGATTGATAGATGATATTAATAGTTTTCCAGATGGTTTTAAAACAATTGTAGGTGAAAGAGGTATTACACTGAGTGGTGGTCAACGCCAAAGAACAGCATTAGGAAGAGCACTTTTAGTTGATGCTTCTGTAGTGGTACTTGATGATGCGTTGGCGAGTGTAGATAATAAAACTGCCGCGAAAATTATCGAGGAAATGAGAGCAAACAAAAGTAAAACCATATTGATGATTAGTCATCAATTATCTGTGGCAGCAACATGTGATAGGGTACTAGTAATGGACCAAGGTAAAATTGTGCAAGAAGGGATCCATAAAGATTTGATTACAACAAATGGACTATATAAAAATCTTTGGGAGAGAGAAATAGCTACCAATAAAATAGTTAGTTGAAAAAGAGTATTAATTAAATGCATACCTAAAGATGTTTGAATTTCTTAAAAAACTTATGACAAATAATGAATCAGTTTCAGCAAAGGAAACAAATTTCCTCCACAGAATATTAAATACTGATATAAAACAGGAACCAAAATCTCAAGAGGATGAAATAATATTTGGTTGTGGATGTTTTTGGGGTGCAGAAAAATGTTTTTGGAAACTTCCAGGAGTTATTACAACTTCCGTTGGTTATGCCGGTGGAGAAAAGAATAACCCTACTTACTATGAAGTCTGCTCTGGTATTACAGGTCATGCAGAAGTCGTTAGGGTTGTTTGGAATGTTAATGAAATAGATATTAGTGATTTATTAAAAATGTTCTGGGAATGTCATAATCCAACTCAAAAAAATAGGCAAGGTAATGATATGGGAACACAATATAGATCAACAATTTACTATAAGAACGACATTAATAAAGACAAAATTTACTCAAGTAAAGAAGCTTTCCAAAAAGAACTTTATAAAAACAATTTAGGAATCATAGAAACAGAGATTAAAAAAATTGACACTTATTATTACGCTGAAGAATATCATCAGCAGTATTTAGCAGTAGAAGGTAGTAGACAATATTGTTCTGCATCTCCTACAAAAGTAAAGTTAGGAAGTTTCAATAACTGTAATTACAAACTTCCAACAAAAACATGGGATAATTTTAATTGGGACATCGATAAATGTGTATTGAGATCTAACAATAATCCTATAGATATTAACAATTAAAAGCCTTTTATATTTATAGTAAAAATACGGGGCGTAGCGCAGCTTGGTAGCGCACCACTTTGGGGTAGTGGGGGTCGTGGGTTCAAATCCCGCCGTTCCGATTAAGATTCAGTATCGTCTTTGTTTATTAGTGATTTGTACAACTTATAAGAACTTATTCCAACAGCCATAAAAGTAAATGAAGAAAAAATTGTACATATAATGATTGTAAGATTTGAAACTTCAACCTCTCCTAGTTGATATGATAAAAAAAAAATCATCCGTAAAATATTATTTAAAAAACACTAACATAGAAATGTTGATTTGATTTAATTTAAATTCCTATAAATTGAAAAGAATCAAGATTCCGAATATTAAACGATAATAAACAAATATTTTGAGTCCATGAGAGGAAACATACTTTATTAAAAAATTGATGGCTAATAGAGAAGAGAAGAAAGCTGTAATTAATCCAGCAAAAAGAGGAAGGAATGGAAATGTTGAAAATTGATTTACTGCACTAAAAAACTCAACAAAAGCTGCTAACGAGATTGAAGGAATACCAAGAAGGAATGAAAATTTAGCTGCATCTTTTCTATTCCATCCAGATAAAAGAGCCATAGAAATAGTGGCTCCTGAACGAGATACTCCAGGAACAATTGCAAAGGCTTGAGCAATTCCTATATATAAGTTGTTTGGATATTTATGATTGTTTAAATTAATTGATTTCTTAGTAGAAATATCTGCAAAAAGCATTATTAAAGACATTAATATAGACACTAAAGCTATTGAAAGATTTGAACGTAAAAATGAATCAGAGAATCCTGGAACAAATAGCTTTATAATTACACCAATAAAAACAATTGGAATTGTACCTATAAAGATAGATTTATTTAATTTATTAAACAAAAATGAATAACTTGGTTTTCTAGAGTTTGTATTTTTGTAATTAGAAATACTTTTCCTAAAATACCAAAATATTGCAAAAACACTTCCAATTTGTATAATTGCAGAAACTGAGGAACCAGGATCATCCATTCCAAATAATAGAGATATGATTTTTAAATGAGCAGTACTACTTATAGGAATAAACTCTGTTAAACCTTGAATTATTCCATAAAAAATATACTTAAAAAATTCCAATAGTTTATATTCAAAATATTTCCAATAATAATATCAATTAAAAATAATACAATTTACATTATCAGAAGAAAAGCTAAGGTATTAATATTATGAAAAAATTTGTTTTTAAAATATTAGTCTTCGTAAGTCTTTTTATTTTTCCTGATTATGTAAAAGCAAATTATTGGCTAGTGATTGGAACTTACAGACAAGGACCAGGAGGCAGACCTGAGGTAAGTGGAATAACAAGCCCATCTTTGCATACTATTCCAATGAAAGATATGGAAACATGTGAAAAAGCTGGGAATAAAATTTCTAAAGAAATTTATATTCCTGTCTGGCAATTTGATAATAAATGGACTTGTATATATAGCGGAAACATTAAATAAAATTATCTTTTCACATCGTGAGCACAACCGTCACCTTTATAATTTTCACTTTCGTAAAAATCATTTTTTGTCCCAAAATAGGCTGTTAGTAATACGAAAGGCATACTAATTATAAAAAGTACTACAGTAAGATCCATCTTAAATAGGTATATTTAATATTTTTATATTAATAATCTGTAGGTCCTTTCAATCCCAGATAAAAAAATGCTCCAAGACCTATCAAAACAAGAACACCGGCAATAGCGGCTGAAGGTACAAATCCTCCTATGGCAAAAGAAGCAAATTGGATCATTATAAAAA is part of the Prochlorococcus marinus subsp. pastoris str. CCMP1986 genome and harbors:
- a CDS encoding DUF3288 family protein produces the protein MSNEQTHPLHATDKKIIDSLISKDMPEDFDLINLARLINRYDDFPGEIEIKEDIEKTLKFWKITKDNLFEKTKKLWSNNFRPSNTNKDLVGSGFDTSN
- a CDS encoding ABC transporter ATP-binding protein; this translates as MKNLKLKVIFKYLKPYKKEFLYGGIALLVVNILSILIPLEVKNIIDQLKDGFSSSFVISKSLFLMFLATCMGLIRLFSRQIVFGIGRKVEVNLRQKLFDHLLIQDPDWIQKKGSGDIISRATSDVENIRRLLGFTVLSLCNIVLAYSLTIPSMLSINKTLTVAALMIFPMILVIVSLFGGRMVSQRKIQQESLSKLSDLIQEDLSGISAIKIYAQEEAEKKQFNNYNKVYRNSAIKLARTASTLFPLLQGISSISLLILLGLGTSQLENGFITIGGLVALILFVERLVFPTALLGFTLNTFQLGQVSLDRVEEIFQNNPKITDKPKAKFIKKKVKGTIEAKNLKIKYEGAKFNSLNRLNFKINPGELIAIVGPVGCGKTTLAKSLGRTIEIPDGQLFLDDIDITNIKLRDLRKHIAIVPQEAFLFTSTISENLKFGDPKASRNVVKNSAVNAGLIDDINSFPDGFKTIVGERGITLSGGQRQRTALGRALLVDASVVVLDDALASVDNKTAAKIIEEMRANKSKTILMISHQLSVAATCDRVLVMDQGKIVQEGIHKDLITTNGLYKNLWEREIATNKIVS
- the msrA gene encoding peptide-methionine (S)-S-oxide reductase MsrA, translated to MFEFLKKLMTNNESVSAKETNFLHRILNTDIKQEPKSQEDEIIFGCGCFWGAEKCFWKLPGVITTSVGYAGGEKNNPTYYEVCSGITGHAEVVRVVWNVNEIDISDLLKMFWECHNPTQKNRQGNDMGTQYRSTIYYKNDINKDKIYSSKEAFQKELYKNNLGIIETEIKKIDTYYYAEEYHQQYLAVEGSRQYCSASPTKVKLGSFNNCNYKLPTKTWDNFNWDIDKCVLRSNNNPIDINN
- a CDS encoding undecaprenyl-diphosphate phosphatase: MEFFKYIFYGIIQGLTEFIPISSTAHLKIISLLFGMDDPGSSVSAIIQIGSVFAIFWYFRKSISNYKNTNSRKPSYSFLFNKLNKSIFIGTIPIVFIGVIIKLFVPGFSDSFLRSNLSIALVSILMSLIMLFADISTKKSINLNNHKYPNNLYIGIAQAFAIVPGVSRSGATISMALLSGWNRKDAAKFSFLLGIPSISLAAFVEFFSAVNQFSTFPFLPLFAGLITAFFSSLLAINFLIKYVSSHGLKIFVYYRLIFGILILFNL